A single region of the Brassica rapa cultivar Chiifu-401-42 chromosome A03, CAAS_Brap_v3.01, whole genome shotgun sequence genome encodes:
- the LOC103856273 gene encoding AT-rich interactive domain-containing protein 4B: protein MMSDRSELRVHLRRSFDIMIKTSYRWICDHPFLLGFVAFLYLLHRTCPLLFSALVVASPVLVCTLVLLGTILSFGEPNVPEIEKEKPETVYEAAPFRTEVSRDPFSTVVERGGGGGESFNVERFLGREKEEEDVVLDGKDVADGLVENLLSEVDDDGRPFDYRPLVDETLDEVKRGGTHVRFEERAFVVDVDKKRDGVIGTEQSLDAMMDESKEDQMDVSPVSPWRPMRHEEDEDDDADDSLDSGSDGAESSSPDPSMTDIIPMLDELHPLLHMENPGRGAADLDGSDAASEGPHRSSSDEGMESDVDSESNGEEGDNENEEEEEEEDEDEEEEEEEKKEEKDDESKSAIKWTEADQKNVMDLGTLELERNQRLENLIARRRARHNMRMMAEKNLIDFDSAEIPVNMPPISTARNPFDLPYDPYDDMDIPGSAPSIMFARKNPFDSPFDPNEEKTDVKGEGFEEELSSQQPKDQVFRRHESFSVGPSMLGGPRHDRLRPFFVLERLANEGTSYYPYERQLSEVSESKVSSVPDTESVCTILEDDEKKVDEQDADRDTEKASDRDEEKMHSASDHDDEEKSRSGSDRDEEKSHSSEDSDSDEQGDSRNLHHDVAEIVLGSPEAHHEESNVTDGETSDKSKHDNEEDSSDSDSSLSETEEETGEPSENEATMVTEEKVDLHEESEASSFGGGLEIHVPRGVDDDDDYHRDHDVAPAFITARPSLEDLAAHDLSVDDHHVEPVYDTSPRSGSRFPSFSSVSSDYKPDLPEKSVEEVHENADNEGENAEIHSTPGETERSTREVGESSSHVAGEANLHIGELHEEVKEVSSGMLEQHLPVEHTCSPDVVHDIAETSVNRSVSEGIMHEEEDKQKDEAILQTFNADIPIDSYSTLSSGAVEYAETHSFNDEDVQQSEQDSVQSSVSDAKEEAHPNQTMDIEVDSVNASTQNVGSEETTPYESDRELTWSDKSVVEQSSPGPGEDQAPARAAPVSVVFSRNITFHEYHDAPEDTADLSCLTSDTSSSPAESPEYKTPMVGEGSRAEFFQETVYDELDHVVERLDQLTDLHAISETPPEVINEEADEIKEIDEGLLSELDTIGDFSVKEVVTDSEPGPSSIGSETANELTEALPVLEARSVEDIESAFQQINEGSEVEDVILPSTVQDQLAQENYGTESDLTVVEATSKDDLDTAMNQAVEESMGKQPKSPEPEGGSGDVKSAVETESSGSSVEERSLDETNVHLNNTPVKEEKKEEEESRLKEEGTTSDVSSIETRSLEEIPKPSEPKEEMAMEVISERVVNPTENVTVSDEVVTEEAKAETSSNADAIVQSHDSKETPESSGESIAEQKEKTEKKKEKKKKEKKSKSNSSSSSSSSSSSSSDSD from the exons atgatGAGTGATCGGTCGGAGCTCAGAGTCCACCTACGGAGATCGTTTGACATTATGATCAAAACCTCCTACAGATGGATCTGCGACCATCCCTTCCTCCTCGGCTTCGTCGCGTTTTTGTATCTCCTCCACAGAACCTGTCCTCTTCTGTTCTCCGCCTTGGTGGTTGCATCTCCCGTTTTGGTATGCACTCTGGTTCTGCTTGGGACGATTCTGAGTTTCGGAGAGCCGAACGTACCTGAGATCGAGAAGGAGAAACCGGAGACTGTCTACGAGGCTGCTCCTTTTAGAACCGAGGTCTCGAGGGATCCTTTTTCTACTGTTGTTGAGAGAGGTGGTGGCGGTGGGGAGAGTTTTAACGTGGAGAGGTTCCTGGGgagggagaaagaagaagaagatgtggtTTTGGATGGGAAGGATGTTGCTGATGGTTTAGTGGAGAATCTGTTGAGCGAGGTTGATGACGATGGGAGACCTTTTGATTATAGGCCTTTGGTTGATGAGACTCTTGATGAGGTGAAACGTGGTGGTACTCATGTGAGGTTTGAGGAGAGAGCTTTTGTTGTGGACGTGGATAAGAAGAGAGATGGGGTAATTGGAACTGAACAATCATTAGATGCAATGATGGACGAGTCAAAGGAAGATCAGATGGATGTATCTCCGGTTTCCCCTTGGAGGCCGATGAGGCACGAGGAGGACGAGGATGATGATGCTGATGACTCGCTGGACTCTGGTTCAGACGGTGCTGAAAGCTCTTCGCCTGATCCTTCTATGACTGACATCATCCCCATGCTTGATGAGCTTCACCCGCTTCTACACATGGAGAATCCAGGTCGTGGTGCTGCGGATCTTGATGGATCGGATGCGGCTTCGGAGGGGCCGCATAGGAGTAGTAGCGATGAAGGGATGGAGTCTGATGTTGACAGCGAGAGTAATGGAGAAGAGGGAGATAACGAGAacgaagaggaagaggaggaggaagacgaggatgaagaagaggaagaggaggagaagaaggaagagaagGATGATGAAAGCAAATCAGCTATCAAGTGGACAGAGGCTGACCAGAAGAATGTTATGGATCTTGGAACTCTCGAGCTTGAAAGAAACCAACGGTTGGAGAATCTTATCGCCAGGAGAAGAGCTCGCCACAATATGAGAATGATGGCTGAGAAGAATCTGATTGATTTCGATAGTGCTGAGATTCCCGTTAATATGCCGCCAATCTCAACTGCAAGGAATCCATTTGATCTTCCGTATGATCCGTATGATGATATGGACATACCTGGCTCTGCTCCGTCCATTATGTTCGCGAGGAAAAATCCATTTGATTCTCCATTTGATCCAAATGAAGAAAAGACAGACGTCAAGGGTGAGGGTTTCGAGGAAGAGTTATCTTCTCAGCAACCGAAGGATCAAGTGTTCAGAAGACATGAGAGTTTTAGCGTTGGTCCATCGATGCTCGGAGGTCCCAGGCATGATAGGCTGCGTCCTTTCTTTGTGCTGGAGAGATTAGCAAACGAGGGAACGAGCTATTATCCATATGAGAGGCAGCTCAGTGAAGTTAGTGAATCAAAAGTCAGTTCTGTTCCTGATACTGAATCTGTGTGCACAATCCTTGAGGATGACGAAAAGAAGGTGGATGAACAGGATGCTGATAGAGATACAGAAAAGGCTTCTGACCGTGATGAAGAAAAAATGCATTCGGCTTCTGACCATGATGATGAAGAAAAAAGCCGTTCAGGCTCTGACCGTGATGAAGAAAAAAGCCATTCTTCTGAAGATTCCGATTCTGATGAACAAGGTGATAGCAGGAATCTTCATCATGATGTGGCTGAGATAGTACTGGGAAGTCCAGAAGCACACCATGAGGAATCAAACGTGACGGACGGAGAAACTTCTGATAAGTCGAAACATGATAATGAAGAGGATTCCAGTGATAGTGATTCGTCCTTATCAGAGACAGAAGAAGAGACAGGGGAACCTAGTGAGAATGAAGCAACGATGGTCACTGAGGAGAAAGTTGATCTTCATGAAGAATCAGAAGCTTCTTCTTTTGGAGGAGGATTAGAAATCCATGTTCCAAGAGgggtggatgatgatgatgattatcaCCGTGATCATGATGTAGCGCCTGCTTTCATTACTGCACGCCCCTCGCTGGAGGACTTAGCAGCTCATGATCTTAGTGTGGACGACCATCACGTAGAGCCTGTTTACGATACGAGTCCTCGTTCTGGCAGTAGGTTCCCATCGTTTTCTTCGGTGTCGTCTGATTACAAACCAGATCTTCCTGAAAAGAGTGTGGAAGAAGTACATGAAAATGCAGACAATGAAGGTGAAAATGCGGAGATTCATTCCACTCCTGGTGAGACTGAGAGAAGTACAAGGGAAGTAGGAGAGAGTAGCTCACATGTTGCAGGAGAGGCAAACCTTCACATTGGGGAGCTGCATGAGGAAGTGAAAGAAGTATCTTCAGGGATGCTTGAACAACATCTCCCAGTTGAGCATACATGTTCACCTGATGTGGTACATGACATAGCTGAAACTTCTGTTAACAGATCAGTATCTGAAGGGATAATGCACGAGGAAGAGGATAAACAAAAAGATGAAGCAATTCTTCAAACATTCAATGCCGACATCCCAATAGACAGTTACTCCACTTTGTCTTCTGGAGCAGTTGAGTATGCTGAGACGCATTCATTTAATGACGAAGACGTTCAGCAGTCGGAGCAAGATTCAGTTCAGTCATCAGTTTCTGATGCCAAGGAAGAAGCACACCCCAACCAAACTATGGATATTGAAGTAGACTCTGTGAATGCTAGTACTCAAAATGTGGGATCTGAAGAAACGACTCCTTATGAATCAGATAGAGAACTGACCTGGTCTGATAAATCTGTGGTAGAACAATCATCACCTGGACCTGGTGAAGATCAA GCACCAGCTCGTGCAGCTCCTGTTAGTGTGGTCTTTTCCAGAAACATCACTTTCCACGAGTATCATGATGCTCCTGAAGATACAGCCGATTTATCTTGTTTGACATCTGACACATCCTCATCTCCAGCAGAGTCTCCCGAGTACAAAACACCTATGGTTGGTGAAGGCTCAAGGGCGGAGTTCTTCCAAGAGACTGTTTACGACGAGCTTGACCATGTGGTGGAGCGGTTAGATCAGCTTACAGATTTACATGCAATATCTGAAACTCCTCCTGAAGTTATCAACGAAGAGGCAGACGAGATCAAAGAGATTGATGAAGGATTGTTGTCTGAACTCGACACGATTGGAGACTTCAGTGTTAAGGAAGTTGTGACAGATTCTGAACCTGGGCCATCTTCGATAGGATCAGAGACTGCCAACGAACTGACGGAAGCTCTGCCTGTTCTGGAAGCGAGATCGGTTGAAGACATAGAATCTGCTTTCCAGCAGATCAATGAAGGATCTGAGGTTGAGGATGTTATTCTTCCTAGTACCGTTCAAGACCAGTTGGCTCAAGAAAATTATGGAACCGAGTCAGATTTGACAGTTGTGGAAGCTACATCGAAGGATGATCTAGATACTGCTATGAACCAGGCTGTTGAAGAGAGCATGGGCAAGCAGCCAAAGTCACCAGAGCCAGAAGGTGGGTCTGGAGATGTCAAGAGTGCAGTAGAAACCGAATCATCAGGGTCTTCAGTTGAAGAAAGGTCTCTTGATGAGACAAATGTTCATCTGAACAACACACCTgtgaaagaagaaaagaaagaggaaGAGGAAAGTAGACTGAAAGAGGAGGGAACCACATCCGATGTATCGTCTATCGAAACTCGATCACTGGAGGAAATCCCAAAACCTTCTGAACCAAAAGAGGAGATGGCCATGGAAGTAATCTCTGAAAGAGTGGTGAATCCTACAGAAAATGTAACAGTCAGTGATGAAGTTGTGACTGAGGAAGCAAAAGCTGAGACCTCAAGCAATGCTGATGCGATTGTACAGAGTCATGATTCCAAAGAAACTCCGGAAAGTTCAGGGGAAAGCATTGCAGAGCAAAAAGAGaagacagagaagaagaaggagaagaagaagaaggagaagaagagtaAGTCCAATTCTTCAAGCTCGAGCTCGAGCTCAAGCTCTAGTTCAAGTGACTCAGATTGA